The Chroicocephalus ridibundus chromosome 3, bChrRid1.1, whole genome shotgun sequence genome has a segment encoding these proteins:
- the IL20RA gene encoding interleukin-20 receptor subunit alpha isoform X1, producing MGAGRPQRGAAWLLVLPLLLPPPPAAHTGELYCSLPNPRNVHFESINMKNVLHWSAPEGTGDGVLYKVKYSVYGVGKWIRKPECRNINRTWCDLSDETSDYEEQYYASVKAFLNGMCSDWMETTRFNPLTDTKIGPPVVSVSSTEKSISIFLTAPEKWKRSPEEESVSLLQVYPGLQYNVSVLNKKTKKRWWFSVSNNTLVVPWLEPGTAYCVSAQIHVTTPLLHSGFSKEYCIATLKDKTTDETITIVFGYVLPIMLAVLSISMTCYCVHRYIHVSKQKHPTNLVWHYTDKCKEKVFIPCEKIVVNLIALNVDEYKPSQESNNLSERRSPHYYTVYNGIEGKDLPSTDVLETKHLLDISHEEISLKEDILAEGDQTGNWPSYGQTGTKNTLRRKNAGTVEYEHDVRAEDFSPEQKLEDLCLKEKTSASKGLLGEPQIVWGDLFNVKTGQPYCPQLEVRATDPCLGKKIEELHLKMVDAADELPAETRINLVDLNAEKSGQTSYPQLEQIAQGLMEKEGGQTILVDWDPHTGRLYIPTLSSVENEVCETVFTCDGPDEDGILSRLFEKEVNKSSEDQEMYLLQFKEQWGLHVEMED from the exons gaGAGTTGTATTGTTCTTTGCCCAACCCTAGGAATGTCCATTTTGAATCTATAAACATGAAGAATGTTCTTCACTGGTCAGCACCAGAAGGCACAGGAGATGGAGTACTCTACAAGGTGAAGTATTCAGT ATACGGTGTTGGCAAATGGATTAGAAAGCCAGAATGCAGGAATATCAACAGAACATGGTGTGACCTCTCCGATGAGACCTCTGACTATGAAGAACAATACTACGCAAGCGTTAAAGCCTTCCTAAATGGGATGTGCTCTGACTGGATGGAGACCACGCGATTCAACCCTCTTACAGACA caaaaattGGCCCACCCGTGGTAAGTGTATCTTCTACTGAGAAATCTATTTCAATCTTTCTGACTGCTCCTGAGAAGTGGAAGAGAAGTCCTGAGGAAGAATCCGTATCTCTGCTTCAAGTGTATCCTGGCCTGCAATACAACGTGTCTGTCctcaacaaaaaaacaaagaagcgG TGGTGGTTCTCCGTCAGCAACAACACCTTGGTTGTGCCCTGGTTAGAACCTGGAACGGCTTATTGCGTCAGTGCACAGATACATGTCACCACACCACTTTTGCACAGTGGGTTCTCTAAAGAATATTGCATTGCTACTTTGAAAG ATAAAACGACAGATGAGACTATAACAATCGTATTTGGATATGTTCTGCCTATCATGCTTGCCGTCCTTTCTATTTCAATGACGTGCTATTGTGTGCACAGGTATATTCACGTCAGCAAACAGAAACATCCAACAAACCTG gtATGGCACTACACTGACAAATGCAAGGAAAAGGTTTTCATACCATGTGAAAAAATAGTGGTAAACCTTATCGCTCTTAACGTGGATGAGTATAAGCCATCTCAGGAATCCAATAATCTCTCAGAAAGGAGAAGTCCCCATTACTACACTGTTTACAATGGCATCGAAGGGAAGGATTTGCCTTCAACAGACGTGCTGGAAACCAAACACTTGCTTGATATTTCACATGAAGAGATTTCACTCAAAGAGGATATTTTAGCAGAAGGGGACCAAACTGGGAACTGGCCATCTTATGGCCAAACTGGAACAAAGAATACTTTGAGACGCAAAAATGCAGGGACTGTGGAATATGAACATGATGTAAGGGCTGAAGACTTCAGTCCTGAGCAGAAACTAGAAGACCTCTGTTTGAAAGAGAAGACCTCTGCTTCCAAGGGACTACTAGGTGAGCCACAGATTGTTTGGGGGGACTTGTTTAATGTGAAAACAGGACAGCCGTATTGCCCCCAATTAGAGGTGAGGGCAACAGACCCttgtttgggaaagaaaatagAGGAACTTCATTTGAAGATGGTTGATGCAGCAGATGAACTGCCAGCTGAGACCCGTATCAACTTGGTGGACTTGAATGCTGAAAAATCTGGGCAGACATCCTATCCTCAGCTGGAACAAATAGCACAGGGCCTCATGGAGAAAGAGGGTGGACAGACCATATTAGTAGATTGGGATCCTCACACTGGAAGACTGTATATTCCCACCTTGTCCAGTGTTGAAAATGAGGTATGTGAAACAGTATTCACGTGTGATGGTCCTGACGAAGATGGAATTTTGTCCAGGCTGTTTGAGAAAGAGGTAAATAAATCATCAGAGGACCAAGAAATGTATCTCCTGCAATTCAAGGAACAATGGGGACTGCACGTAGAAATGGAAGACTGA
- the IL20RA gene encoding interleukin-20 receptor subunit alpha isoform X2, with amino-acid sequence MKNVLHWSAPEGTGDGVLYKVKYSVYGVGKWIRKPECRNINRTWCDLSDETSDYEEQYYASVKAFLNGMCSDWMETTRFNPLTDTKIGPPVVSVSSTEKSISIFLTAPEKWKRSPEEESVSLLQVYPGLQYNVSVLNKKTKKRWWFSVSNNTLVVPWLEPGTAYCVSAQIHVTTPLLHSGFSKEYCIATLKDKTTDETITIVFGYVLPIMLAVLSISMTCYCVHRYIHVSKQKHPTNLVWHYTDKCKEKVFIPCEKIVVNLIALNVDEYKPSQESNNLSERRSPHYYTVYNGIEGKDLPSTDVLETKHLLDISHEEISLKEDILAEGDQTGNWPSYGQTGTKNTLRRKNAGTVEYEHDVRAEDFSPEQKLEDLCLKEKTSASKGLLGEPQIVWGDLFNVKTGQPYCPQLEVRATDPCLGKKIEELHLKMVDAADELPAETRINLVDLNAEKSGQTSYPQLEQIAQGLMEKEGGQTILVDWDPHTGRLYIPTLSSVENEVCETVFTCDGPDEDGILSRLFEKEVNKSSEDQEMYLLQFKEQWGLHVEMED; translated from the exons ATGAAGAATGTTCTTCACTGGTCAGCACCAGAAGGCACAGGAGATGGAGTACTCTACAAGGTGAAGTATTCAGT ATACGGTGTTGGCAAATGGATTAGAAAGCCAGAATGCAGGAATATCAACAGAACATGGTGTGACCTCTCCGATGAGACCTCTGACTATGAAGAACAATACTACGCAAGCGTTAAAGCCTTCCTAAATGGGATGTGCTCTGACTGGATGGAGACCACGCGATTCAACCCTCTTACAGACA caaaaattGGCCCACCCGTGGTAAGTGTATCTTCTACTGAGAAATCTATTTCAATCTTTCTGACTGCTCCTGAGAAGTGGAAGAGAAGTCCTGAGGAAGAATCCGTATCTCTGCTTCAAGTGTATCCTGGCCTGCAATACAACGTGTCTGTCctcaacaaaaaaacaaagaagcgG TGGTGGTTCTCCGTCAGCAACAACACCTTGGTTGTGCCCTGGTTAGAACCTGGAACGGCTTATTGCGTCAGTGCACAGATACATGTCACCACACCACTTTTGCACAGTGGGTTCTCTAAAGAATATTGCATTGCTACTTTGAAAG ATAAAACGACAGATGAGACTATAACAATCGTATTTGGATATGTTCTGCCTATCATGCTTGCCGTCCTTTCTATTTCAATGACGTGCTATTGTGTGCACAGGTATATTCACGTCAGCAAACAGAAACATCCAACAAACCTG gtATGGCACTACACTGACAAATGCAAGGAAAAGGTTTTCATACCATGTGAAAAAATAGTGGTAAACCTTATCGCTCTTAACGTGGATGAGTATAAGCCATCTCAGGAATCCAATAATCTCTCAGAAAGGAGAAGTCCCCATTACTACACTGTTTACAATGGCATCGAAGGGAAGGATTTGCCTTCAACAGACGTGCTGGAAACCAAACACTTGCTTGATATTTCACATGAAGAGATTTCACTCAAAGAGGATATTTTAGCAGAAGGGGACCAAACTGGGAACTGGCCATCTTATGGCCAAACTGGAACAAAGAATACTTTGAGACGCAAAAATGCAGGGACTGTGGAATATGAACATGATGTAAGGGCTGAAGACTTCAGTCCTGAGCAGAAACTAGAAGACCTCTGTTTGAAAGAGAAGACCTCTGCTTCCAAGGGACTACTAGGTGAGCCACAGATTGTTTGGGGGGACTTGTTTAATGTGAAAACAGGACAGCCGTATTGCCCCCAATTAGAGGTGAGGGCAACAGACCCttgtttgggaaagaaaatagAGGAACTTCATTTGAAGATGGTTGATGCAGCAGATGAACTGCCAGCTGAGACCCGTATCAACTTGGTGGACTTGAATGCTGAAAAATCTGGGCAGACATCCTATCCTCAGCTGGAACAAATAGCACAGGGCCTCATGGAGAAAGAGGGTGGACAGACCATATTAGTAGATTGGGATCCTCACACTGGAAGACTGTATATTCCCACCTTGTCCAGTGTTGAAAATGAGGTATGTGAAACAGTATTCACGTGTGATGGTCCTGACGAAGATGGAATTTTGTCCAGGCTGTTTGAGAAAGAGGTAAATAAATCATCAGAGGACCAAGAAATGTATCTCCTGCAATTCAAGGAACAATGGGGACTGCACGTAGAAATGGAAGACTGA
- the IL20RA gene encoding interleukin-20 receptor subunit alpha isoform X3 produces the protein MFFTGQHQKAQEMEYSTRYGVGKWIRKPECRNINRTWCDLSDETSDYEEQYYASVKAFLNGMCSDWMETTRFNPLTDTKIGPPVVSVSSTEKSISIFLTAPEKWKRSPEEESVSLLQVYPGLQYNVSVLNKKTKKRWWFSVSNNTLVVPWLEPGTAYCVSAQIHVTTPLLHSGFSKEYCIATLKDKTTDETITIVFGYVLPIMLAVLSISMTCYCVHRYIHVSKQKHPTNLVWHYTDKCKEKVFIPCEKIVVNLIALNVDEYKPSQESNNLSERRSPHYYTVYNGIEGKDLPSTDVLETKHLLDISHEEISLKEDILAEGDQTGNWPSYGQTGTKNTLRRKNAGTVEYEHDVRAEDFSPEQKLEDLCLKEKTSASKGLLGEPQIVWGDLFNVKTGQPYCPQLEVRATDPCLGKKIEELHLKMVDAADELPAETRINLVDLNAEKSGQTSYPQLEQIAQGLMEKEGGQTILVDWDPHTGRLYIPTLSSVENEVCETVFTCDGPDEDGILSRLFEKEVNKSSEDQEMYLLQFKEQWGLHVEMED, from the exons ATGTTCTTCACTGGTCAGCACCAGAAGGCACAGGAGATGGAGTACTCTACAAG ATACGGTGTTGGCAAATGGATTAGAAAGCCAGAATGCAGGAATATCAACAGAACATGGTGTGACCTCTCCGATGAGACCTCTGACTATGAAGAACAATACTACGCAAGCGTTAAAGCCTTCCTAAATGGGATGTGCTCTGACTGGATGGAGACCACGCGATTCAACCCTCTTACAGACA caaaaattGGCCCACCCGTGGTAAGTGTATCTTCTACTGAGAAATCTATTTCAATCTTTCTGACTGCTCCTGAGAAGTGGAAGAGAAGTCCTGAGGAAGAATCCGTATCTCTGCTTCAAGTGTATCCTGGCCTGCAATACAACGTGTCTGTCctcaacaaaaaaacaaagaagcgG TGGTGGTTCTCCGTCAGCAACAACACCTTGGTTGTGCCCTGGTTAGAACCTGGAACGGCTTATTGCGTCAGTGCACAGATACATGTCACCACACCACTTTTGCACAGTGGGTTCTCTAAAGAATATTGCATTGCTACTTTGAAAG ATAAAACGACAGATGAGACTATAACAATCGTATTTGGATATGTTCTGCCTATCATGCTTGCCGTCCTTTCTATTTCAATGACGTGCTATTGTGTGCACAGGTATATTCACGTCAGCAAACAGAAACATCCAACAAACCTG gtATGGCACTACACTGACAAATGCAAGGAAAAGGTTTTCATACCATGTGAAAAAATAGTGGTAAACCTTATCGCTCTTAACGTGGATGAGTATAAGCCATCTCAGGAATCCAATAATCTCTCAGAAAGGAGAAGTCCCCATTACTACACTGTTTACAATGGCATCGAAGGGAAGGATTTGCCTTCAACAGACGTGCTGGAAACCAAACACTTGCTTGATATTTCACATGAAGAGATTTCACTCAAAGAGGATATTTTAGCAGAAGGGGACCAAACTGGGAACTGGCCATCTTATGGCCAAACTGGAACAAAGAATACTTTGAGACGCAAAAATGCAGGGACTGTGGAATATGAACATGATGTAAGGGCTGAAGACTTCAGTCCTGAGCAGAAACTAGAAGACCTCTGTTTGAAAGAGAAGACCTCTGCTTCCAAGGGACTACTAGGTGAGCCACAGATTGTTTGGGGGGACTTGTTTAATGTGAAAACAGGACAGCCGTATTGCCCCCAATTAGAGGTGAGGGCAACAGACCCttgtttgggaaagaaaatagAGGAACTTCATTTGAAGATGGTTGATGCAGCAGATGAACTGCCAGCTGAGACCCGTATCAACTTGGTGGACTTGAATGCTGAAAAATCTGGGCAGACATCCTATCCTCAGCTGGAACAAATAGCACAGGGCCTCATGGAGAAAGAGGGTGGACAGACCATATTAGTAGATTGGGATCCTCACACTGGAAGACTGTATATTCCCACCTTGTCCAGTGTTGAAAATGAGGTATGTGAAACAGTATTCACGTGTGATGGTCCTGACGAAGATGGAATTTTGTCCAGGCTGTTTGAGAAAGAGGTAAATAAATCATCAGAGGACCAAGAAATGTATCTCCTGCAATTCAAGGAACAATGGGGACTGCACGTAGAAATGGAAGACTGA